In Monodelphis domestica isolate mMonDom1 chromosome 4, mMonDom1.pri, whole genome shotgun sequence, one DNA window encodes the following:
- the CACNG8 gene encoding voltage-dependent calcium channel gamma-8 subunit — MTIAISTDYWLYTRAFICNTTNLSASAADDPPARGPGGAAEKRDPGGLTHSGLWRICCLEGLKRGVCVKINHFPEDTDYDHDSAEYLLRVVRASSIFPILSAILLLLGGVCVAASRVYKSKRNIILGAGILFVAAGLSNIIGVIVYISANAGEPGPKRDDEKKSHYSYGWSFYFGGLSFILAEMIGVLAVNIYIERNREAHCQSRADLLKPGGRAGSGSGGGGGGGGGGGPQSAILRLPSYRFRYRRRSRSSSRSSEPSPSRDTSPQGFPSTDISMYTLSRDPSKGSVGAGLGGPPGGGGSGGGGGSGGGGGGGGSGGAGGGVGGPYGTAERERSGSGFLTLHNAFPKETGGVTVTVTGPGSAPGATGTLSKEAAASGASNTNTLNRKTTPV; from the exons ATGACCATCGCCATCAGCACGGACTACTGGCTCTACACCAGGGCCTTCATCTGCAACACCACCAACCTGTCTGCCTCCGCCGCCGACGATCCCCCCGCCAGAGGGCCTGGGGGGGCGGCTGAGAAGCGGGACCCCGGGGGGCTCACCCACTCGGGCCTCTGGAGGATCTGCTGCCTCGAAG ggCTGAAGCGGGGTGTCTGTGTGAAGATTAATCACTTCCCGGAAGATACAGATTACGACCATGACAGTGCAGAGTATCTACTCC GTGTGGTCCGAGCATCCAGCATCTTCCCCATTCTCAGCGCCATCCTTCTGCTGCTCGGGGGTGTGTGTGTGGCTGCCTCTCGAGTCTACAAGTCCAAACGGAACATCATCCTGGGGGCTGGCATCCTGTTTGTAGCCGCTG GCCTCAGCAACATCATCGGCGTGATAGTGTACATCTCAGCGAACGCGGGCGAGCCTGGCCCGAAGCGCGACGACGAGAAGAAGAGCCACTACTCGTACGGCTGGTCCTTCTACTTCGGGGGTCTCTCCTTCATCCTGGCCGAGATGATCGGTGTGCTCGCCGTCAACATCTACATTGAGCGCAACCGCGAAGCGCACTGCCAGTCTCGCGCCGACCTGCTCAAGCCCGGCGGCCGGGCAGGAAGCGGCAGCGGCGGgggtggtggcggcggcggcggcggggggcCCCAGTCGGCCATCCTCCGGTTGCCCAGCTACCGCTTCCGCTACCGCCGCCGCTCGCGCTCCAGCTCCCGCTCGAGCGAGCCCTCGCCCTCCCGGGACACGTCGCCGCAGGGCTTCCCCTCTACGGACATCTCCATGTACACGCTCAGCCGAGATCCGTCCAAAGGCAGCGTGGGCGCCGGTCTCGGAGGGCCGCCCGGAGGAGGCGGCAGTGGCGGTGGCGGTGgcagtggcggcggcggcggcggcggcggcagcggcggggctgggggcggggtggggggacCCTACGGCACGGCTGAGCGCGAGCGCTCCGGCTCAGGCTTCCTGACGCTGCATAATGCCTTCCCCAAGGAGACCGGAGGGGTGACGGTGACCGTGACCGGGCCAGGCTCCGCCCCCGGGGCCACCGGGACCCTGAGCAAAGAAGCGGCGGCCAGCGGGGCTTCCAACACCAACACCCTGAACAGGAAAACCACGCCGGTGTAG
- the CACNG7 gene encoding voltage-dependent calcium channel gamma-7 subunit isoform X3, whose product MSSCSSRALTLLSSVFGACGLLLVGIAVSTDYWLYMEEGTVLPQNQSTEVKMALHAGLWRVCFFAGREKGRCVASEYFLEPEINLVTENTENILKTVRTATPFPMVSLFLVFTAFVISNIGHIRPQRTILAFVSGIFFILSGLSLVVGLVLYISSINDEVMNRPSGSEQYFHYRYGWSFAFAASSFLLKEGAGVMSVYLFTKRYAEEEMYRPHPAFYRPRLSDCSDYSGQFLQPEAWRRGRSPSDISSDVSIQMTQNYPPAIKYPDHMHISTSPC is encoded by the exons atgAGTTCGTGCAGCAGCCGCGCGCTGACCTTGCTGAGCAGCGTGTTCGGCGCCTGCGGCCTCCTCCTGGTTGGCATCGCGGTCAGCACCGACTATTGGCTCTACATGGAGGAAGGCACGGTGCTGCCCCAGAACCAGAGCACCGAGGTCAAGATGGCGCTGCACGCCGGCCTTTGGAGGGTCTGCTTCTTCGCAG GCCGGGAGAAGGGTCGCTGTGTGGCCTCGGAATATTTCCTTGAGCCCGAGATTAACTTGGTGACGGAGAACACGGAAAACAtcctga AGACTGTCCGCACAGCCACCCCTTTCCCCATGGTGAGCCTCTTCCTTGTCTTCACCGCCTTCGTCATCAGCAACATTGGCCACATCCGCCCGCAGAGGACCATCCTCGCTTTCGTTTCTGGCATCTTCTTCATTCTGTCAG GCCTCTCCCTCGTTGTGGGCCTCGTCCTCTATATCTCCAGCATCAACGATGAGGTGATGAATCGACCTAGCGGCTCTGAGCAGTACTTTCATTATCGATATGGCTGGTCCTTCGCCTTTGCCGCTTCCTCCTTCCTGCTGAAAGAG GGGGCTGGCGTGATGTCCGTGTACCTGTTCACCAAACGCTATGCGGAGGAAGAGATGTACAGGCCCCACCCGGCCTTCTACCGGCCCAGGCTCAGCGACTGCTCCGACTATTCGGGTCAGTTCCTCCAGCCAGAGGCCTGGCGCCGAGGCCGAAGCCCCTCGGACATCTCCAGCGATGTCTCCATCCAGATGACACAGAACTACCCTCCTGCCATCAAGTACCCGGACCACATGCACATCTCCACCTCGCCCTGCTGA
- the CACNG7 gene encoding voltage-dependent calcium channel gamma-7 subunit isoform X2 — protein sequence MTERVGDGERESKIHTRGPASLPPAAAAAAMSSCSSRALTLLSSVFGACGLLLVGIAVSTDYWLYMEEGTVLPQNQSTEVKMALHAGLWRVCFFAGREKGRCVASEYFLEPEINLVTENTENILKTVRTATPFPMVSLFLVFTAFVISNIGHIRPQRTILAFVSGIFFILSGLSLVVGLVLYISSINDEVMNRPSGSEQYFHYRYGWSFAFAASSFLLKEGAGVMSVYLFTKRYAEEEMYRPHPAFYRPRLSDCSDYSGQFLQPEAWRRGRSPSDISSDVSIQMTQNYPPAIKYPDHMHISTSPC from the exons atgacAGAGAGAGTCGGAGATGGTGAGAGAGAATCAAAGATTCACACTCGGG GCCCCGCGAGCCTCCCGCCcgcggccgccgccgccgccatgAGTTCGTGCAGCAGCCGCGCGCTGACCTTGCTGAGCAGCGTGTTCGGCGCCTGCGGCCTCCTCCTGGTTGGCATCGCGGTCAGCACCGACTATTGGCTCTACATGGAGGAAGGCACGGTGCTGCCCCAGAACCAGAGCACCGAGGTCAAGATGGCGCTGCACGCCGGCCTTTGGAGGGTCTGCTTCTTCGCAG GCCGGGAGAAGGGTCGCTGTGTGGCCTCGGAATATTTCCTTGAGCCCGAGATTAACTTGGTGACGGAGAACACGGAAAACAtcctga AGACTGTCCGCACAGCCACCCCTTTCCCCATGGTGAGCCTCTTCCTTGTCTTCACCGCCTTCGTCATCAGCAACATTGGCCACATCCGCCCGCAGAGGACCATCCTCGCTTTCGTTTCTGGCATCTTCTTCATTCTGTCAG GCCTCTCCCTCGTTGTGGGCCTCGTCCTCTATATCTCCAGCATCAACGATGAGGTGATGAATCGACCTAGCGGCTCTGAGCAGTACTTTCATTATCGATATGGCTGGTCCTTCGCCTTTGCCGCTTCCTCCTTCCTGCTGAAAGAG GGGGCTGGCGTGATGTCCGTGTACCTGTTCACCAAACGCTATGCGGAGGAAGAGATGTACAGGCCCCACCCGGCCTTCTACCGGCCCAGGCTCAGCGACTGCTCCGACTATTCGGGTCAGTTCCTCCAGCCAGAGGCCTGGCGCCGAGGCCGAAGCCCCTCGGACATCTCCAGCGATGTCTCCATCCAGATGACACAGAACTACCCTCCTGCCATCAAGTACCCGGACCACATGCACATCTCCACCTCGCCCTGCTGA
- the CACNG7 gene encoding voltage-dependent calcium channel gamma-7 subunit isoform X1, with amino-acid sequence MRSGLGSGGCCQAGRGGPPESGRERGARLPGRAGSPSIPASPRSRLSVRPAACLSAGPASLPPAAAAAAMSSCSSRALTLLSSVFGACGLLLVGIAVSTDYWLYMEEGTVLPQNQSTEVKMALHAGLWRVCFFAGREKGRCVASEYFLEPEINLVTENTENILKTVRTATPFPMVSLFLVFTAFVISNIGHIRPQRTILAFVSGIFFILSGLSLVVGLVLYISSINDEVMNRPSGSEQYFHYRYGWSFAFAASSFLLKEGAGVMSVYLFTKRYAEEEMYRPHPAFYRPRLSDCSDYSGQFLQPEAWRRGRSPSDISSDVSIQMTQNYPPAIKYPDHMHISTSPC; translated from the exons ATGCGGTCGGGGCTGGGGTCGGGTGGCTGCTGCCAAGCAGGGCGGGGAGGGCCTCCTGAGTCCGGGAGAGAGCGGGGGGCCAGGCTGCCCGGCCGGGCTGGCTCTCCCTCCATTCCCGCGTCCCCGCGCTCCCGCCTCTCCGTCCGCCCGGCCGCCTGTCTCTCCGCAGGCCCCGCGAGCCTCCCGCCcgcggccgccgccgccgccatgAGTTCGTGCAGCAGCCGCGCGCTGACCTTGCTGAGCAGCGTGTTCGGCGCCTGCGGCCTCCTCCTGGTTGGCATCGCGGTCAGCACCGACTATTGGCTCTACATGGAGGAAGGCACGGTGCTGCCCCAGAACCAGAGCACCGAGGTCAAGATGGCGCTGCACGCCGGCCTTTGGAGGGTCTGCTTCTTCGCAG GCCGGGAGAAGGGTCGCTGTGTGGCCTCGGAATATTTCCTTGAGCCCGAGATTAACTTGGTGACGGAGAACACGGAAAACAtcctga AGACTGTCCGCACAGCCACCCCTTTCCCCATGGTGAGCCTCTTCCTTGTCTTCACCGCCTTCGTCATCAGCAACATTGGCCACATCCGCCCGCAGAGGACCATCCTCGCTTTCGTTTCTGGCATCTTCTTCATTCTGTCAG GCCTCTCCCTCGTTGTGGGCCTCGTCCTCTATATCTCCAGCATCAACGATGAGGTGATGAATCGACCTAGCGGCTCTGAGCAGTACTTTCATTATCGATATGGCTGGTCCTTCGCCTTTGCCGCTTCCTCCTTCCTGCTGAAAGAG GGGGCTGGCGTGATGTCCGTGTACCTGTTCACCAAACGCTATGCGGAGGAAGAGATGTACAGGCCCCACCCGGCCTTCTACCGGCCCAGGCTCAGCGACTGCTCCGACTATTCGGGTCAGTTCCTCCAGCCAGAGGCCTGGCGCCGAGGCCGAAGCCCCTCGGACATCTCCAGCGATGTCTCCATCCAGATGACACAGAACTACCCTCCTGCCATCAAGTACCCGGACCACATGCACATCTCCACCTCGCCCTGCTGA